The genomic window GCGGTCAAGAACATTCGCCCAGCCCTGGACGTGGCCGCGAAACACAACGTGAAAATCGCCATCGAAAACGTCTGGAACCAGATGCTGTACGACCACTCCGGCGACCATACGCAAACCGCCGAACAGTTCGTGCGGTTCATCGACGCCTTCGATTCGCCTCACATCGGCATGCAGTTCGATATCGGCAACCACTGGAAGTACGGCGATATGGCGGCCTGGATCCGCACGCTGGACAAACGCGTCATCAAGCTGGATGCCAAAGGCTTCTCGCGAGCCAACAACGGCTTTACCAAAATCGGCGAAGGCGACCTGGATTGGGTGTCGGTCCGCAAGGCACTGAGGGACATCAAGTTCACCGGCTGGGTGGCAGCCGAAGTCGGCGGTGGCGATATGAATCGACTCCGCGAAATCAGCCGCAACCTGGACGATCACCTGGTCAACGAACCCGCGTAAGTTAGGTCCCGGTACGTAGCATGGGGCCGTTAAGTAGCATGAGTCCCCGGCCCGTGTAAGAAACTACGATCGCCGAGCCTAAAGCGAGGCGAAGGACCGAAGGGACCAAAACGACAGCTCAAGTGCTGACTGTCCTGCCTGCTACACGGACCAGGGGCCCATGCTACGGGCCAGGGGCCCATGCTACTTGGGGCTTAACGCGATCAGCAACTGGATCACCCAGGCTACGGCCAGCAGAACCAACCAACCGTACAGCCAGCGCGTCGACAGCCGCAGGCGCTGATGTTGGTAATAGCCGCGGAGCAACTGCCCCACGGTCAGGCAGCCCAGCAACGCGATGGGCACGGCCAATGGATTATGCCGCAGCGAATCGCTTAATCGCCCTTCCCACAACGCCAGCATGGCCCGTGTGCCGCCGGTGGTCGGGCAGGGCAGGCCGGTGAGGGCCAGGAACAATGAAGAGGGGACCTGGAACAGGGACAGTTCCCACAGATTCCACCCGAGATAAACCACCAGCAGTGCGAGCGACGTGCAACGCAGTGCAAATCGTGAAGCCTCACGCCTGCTGGGAATCGTGGTCAAGAGTGTTCACCTCCGGCTACGCGCTACGCGACGTTACGCGCTCGGCGGGTTCCCTTTCATCGAATCGACAATGAAAGGAATCCAACACAACGGCAGGCAGAAAAAGATCAGCAGGATGAAAACAATCAGGCCTGTTTGATTCAAACCAAGAGCTACGGCGTCACCTTGTGGCATTTCTCTTCTCCAGTATTAGCAAACTGATCAGGATGAGGACCGGCGTCCACAGGGCTGCAGCACACACATCCGCCCTTGCGTCGCGTGCCACCAAGTCGGGCCGGTAGGGAAGTTTAGCAAATAGTTTCACCGTGGTGTTGCTTAACGCTATACCGCTTTGCCGGCGAAGTTGCCTATGATTCGCTGGCCCCCTGTCAATCTTGACGCTCCCGTTCCATTTTTTCCCAAACCATTTCTGCCCCAAAACACTCCGCCCGTGTCTGTCCCCCATCCCCCTGCCGCGTTGGACGATTTTCTGCATCTCCTGCGAGCTCTGGTTCGCGAGCCCTCGGTGGTGGGCGTGGAGGACAGTTTTTTCCGCGTGCTGCGGCGTGAATTGGAAGAGTACAAGGTGACGGTTTCGCGGTACCATGGGCTGTTGGTGGTCCAGGGCTCGCAACCCGACAGCCTGTACCTGTCGGCTCACGTCGACCGCCATGGCTTGCTGTGCACCGGTCCCAACGAGTTTCAATACGCGGCCTTCATCGCCGGCAATCGTGGCGAGTTGACGGGCGATTCGATTTCCGAACAGTTTATGGGGCTGGTCGCAGGCCGGTTTCGTGGACAACGCGTCCAGGCGCATGTGCCTTACGCAGGCAGTTACCTCGGGCAGGGGCAGATCAAAGAATCTTACGTTTGTCCGCGTCGACGCAACTTAATCTTTGAAATCGAGGGGCTGGAGTTCCTGCAGCCAGGCACTCCGGTGTCTTTCCTGGATCGTTTGCAAGTTTCCGACCAGCGGATCTCCGCCCAGCTGGACAATGTGGTCTCGGTGGCGATGCTGATCGAACTGATTCGCAGCGGGTTCCAGGGCACCGCGCTGTTTACCGCGGGCGAGGAGTGCGGCCGCAGCTGGCGGTTTGCCGTCGAATGGTTCCAGCGACACGACATCCAGACCGACCGCCTGATCGTGCTCGACACCAGCCCCTTTCCCACCCTGGACGATCTGGCTGAGCAGGATGTGGTGCTGCGCAGCAAGGACTCGACAGCGGAATTCGACGCCGCGGTGACCGAACAACTGCGCGCCGCCTGCGAGCAACTGGGGATCCGCTACCGTTTGAAAGACCACTACATCGAAGCTCTCAACCAAACGCGTGAAAAGCGGTTGTCGCTGGGACGCACGGAACTCGGACGGGTGATCGCCGCCACCGAAGGACAAGTCCGCGGCACCACCTTGCAGCTGCCCACCTCGTCGTACCACACGGCCCAGGAAACCGCGGAACTACGGAGCGTCGACGCCATGCTGCGGCTGCTGCGGCAGTTGGCTGGCCTAAACGCTTAGCCCAACATCCCGCTGTCCCTTGGGGACGTGCGATATATAAGTTGGGATTCGCGCACGCATGGTTTGCGAAAGACGCAACCGCATCAGCCGCGAAGCGGCGGCGTGATGTAGCCATGGGGCGTCAATTGTATTACTGCAGCATTGGGCCTTGAGGCCTCTTTCTTCACCCTCCTTTTCCAGGAGGGTCGAGCCTTAGCGAGGGGAGGTTCTTTTATAGCGGCGCGGTCGCCCTCTCCTCGCTGACGCTCGACTCTCCCAGAGGGAGAGTGAAGTGCATCCGTCATTAATACACTTCACGTCCCTCGGGACTAAGAATGAAGAGCGTGTACCGCTTCGCGGCCCCCCTGAACAAAGAATACCACTGTGGAACTTTCGGAGCAGCGTAGCTACGGGTGCCCACGCTCTGGCGAGCGTAGCTACGAAAAATCCAAACTCTGGCGAGTTCGGCTACCGGTGCCCACGCTCTGGCGAGCGTAGCTACGAGCAATCCAAACTCTGGCGAGTTCGGCTACGCGTGGCAAGCAATTACGAAACGGGCAGCACGCGGCGCATTTTTTCTAATCCGGTCTTGGCCACCAGGGCCGCGTCTTGCTGCCAGTACTGCGGATTAAACAGTTCCAACGAAAAGTAACCGTCAAAGCCGTTAGCCACTAGTTGTTCGATGATGGGCTTGAGCGGGCAGACGCCGTCGCCGGGGTATACGCGATCTTTGTCGCTGATCGTCTGCCGTGGCGGGTCGGCTGGGTAGTCGTTGA from Roseimaritima ulvae includes these protein-coding regions:
- a CDS encoding DUF2752 domain-containing protein, translating into MTTIPSRREASRFALRCTSLALLVVYLGWNLWELSLFQVPSSLFLALTGLPCPTTGGTRAMLALWEGRLSDSLRHNPLAVPIALLGCLTVGQLLRGYYQHQRLRLSTRWLYGWLVLLAVAWVIQLLIALSPK
- a CDS encoding LITAF-like zinc ribbon domain-containing protein — encoded protein: MPQGDAVALGLNQTGLIVFILLIFFCLPLCWIPFIVDSMKGNPPSA
- a CDS encoding peptidase M42, which produces MSVPHPPAALDDFLHLLRALVREPSVVGVEDSFFRVLRRELEEYKVTVSRYHGLLVVQGSQPDSLYLSAHVDRHGLLCTGPNEFQYAAFIAGNRGELTGDSISEQFMGLVAGRFRGQRVQAHVPYAGSYLGQGQIKESYVCPRRRNLIFEIEGLEFLQPGTPVSFLDRLQVSDQRISAQLDNVVSVAMLIELIRSGFQGTALFTAGEECGRSWRFAVEWFQRHDIQTDRLIVLDTSPFPTLDDLAEQDVVLRSKDSTAEFDAAVTEQLRAACEQLGIRYRLKDHYIEALNQTREKRLSLGRTELGRVIAATEGQVRGTTLQLPTSSYHTAQETAELRSVDAMLRLLRQLAGLNA